DNA sequence from the Nitrososphaerota archaeon genome:
TTAGCAGTGTGCCGTTTTTGTCAATGTATCTAAAATCTGCATCCAATATTGTAGAGTTGTCAAGTGTCATTCGTAAATTTCCTCGGTTTTATGCCTATATATTCAATAGAGCTAGCTGAGCCTACATCGCAGACTCGATGAACTTGGCAAGCTCTACATCATTTTGTGTAATGCCCCCAGCGTCATGAGTCATTAGGTCTATTGTGATTCTGTTATACACATTGAACCATTCTGGATGGTGATTCATCTTTTCTGCGTGCAAGGCAACCTTGGTCATAAACGAAAATGCTTCGACAAAATCAGAAAATACAAAGTCTTTGTGCAGTTTGCCGTTTTTAATTGTCCAACCATTCAATGATTCAAGTTCGATTTTGATTTGTTCATCAGATAGTGACATTGGCCTCATTATGATATTGTTCTATGATTGAATAATAGTCTTTACCAAATAGTAACTTCTTTGTATGGGGCTATGATCGCAAAAACATGAAACTTGATGAGTTATTAAAAAAAATCAAATCCGCAATAACGCAAACAATATCATCTAAAAAAATTGGGGTTGCTTTTTCTGGTGGAGTTGATAGCACCTTGATCGCCAAACTGTGCGACACAATGAATTACGATGTCACACTATTGACAATAGGATTTGCTGATTCACATGACATTAAATTTGCAAAAAAGGTAAACGAATTTCTCAAATTACCACATCATGTCTTGGAGATAAATCCCGACGAGTTTGAGTTCATTTCTAAAAAAATTAACACCGCAATAAACACTGACAATCTTTCTTGGAATGAAAACAGCATCGCGTTTTATCATGTGTCCAAGCTTGCACAAAGTCTTGGGTTAGATGAGGTGGTAACTGCAAATGGAATTGATGAGCTGTTTTGTG
Encoded proteins:
- a CDS encoding 4a-hydroxytetrahydrobiopterin dehydratase produces the protein MSLSDEQIKIELESLNGWTIKNGKLHKDFVFSDFVEAFSFMTKVALHAEKMNHHPEWFNVYNRITIDLMTHDAGGITQNDVELAKFIESAM
- a CDS encoding asparagine synthase, which gives rise to MKLDELLKKIKSAITQTISSKKIGVAFSGGVDSTLIAKLCDTMNYDVTLLTIGFADSHDIKFAKKVNEFLKLPHHVLEINPDEFEFISKKINTAINTDNLSWNENSIAFYHVSKLAQSLGLDEVVTANGIDELFCGYSGYRDAIKQGNEAVSALMDAKLVNEIKMMMAINQVCSEFGVKIVQPLLSEDFIKFAKNIPVDQKITDENDLQRKHIIRKLAIHVGVPELSANARKKALQYGSLIHKTLLKSR